CCTTCCCGGGTTTCTGCTGCATCGACAGCGGTGTAGGCAGCAGCGTTGATGATCGCCGAGTAATTCTTCCAGTTGTAGGCCGCGAAGGCCTCCCGCCTGGTGATGTCGAACTCGCCGCGGCCGACGAATTCGACGGATGCCTCGCCGTCGTACTCTGCTCGCAGCGCCTTGCCAAGCTGGCCGTCCGCACCCACCACGAGGATCTTCCTCGGTGGCATGGGCACCACATCCGCCAGCCGGGGGTGGGCCCGGTCCTTGTCGGAAAGTTCGGCGCGCTCCAAAGGGATGGGCCACCGGACTGCGGCCGACTCATCAGCAAGGTTCAGGAACGTGTATTGGCTCTGCGCATCGGCAGACCAATGGTCATTTACCAGGTACGTGTACGCGGTGTTGTCTTCCAGCGTCTGGAATGCGTTGCCAACACCCCGGGGAATAAAGATTGCCTGGCTGGGATCCAGTTCGGTGGTGAACACCGCACCGAACGTTGGCCCCTCGCGAAGATCAACCCATGCGCCAAAAATTCGTCCCGTTGCAACCGAAACGAACTTATCCCAAGGCTCCGCATGGATTCCGCGCGTGGTTCCTGCCTTCTCATTGAAGGAGATGTTGTTTTGGACAGGTCGGAAATCCGGCAGTCCAAGGGCCACCATCTTTTCCCGCTGCCAATTTTCCTTGAACCAGCCGCGGTTATCACCGTGAACCGGGAGGTCGTAGACGACGACGCCGGGGATGGCCGTTTCGTGCGCCGCCAACTTCTTGGAGAACTCGATGGACATCGTCTATTGGCCCTGTTCCTTGTACTTGGCTTCCGTGGCGGCCTTTTGCGGGCGCCACCAATTTTCGTTGTCCCGGTACCACGCGATGGTGTCCTCGATGCCTTCGTCGAAGTTGGGGAACTGCGGTTCCCAGCCGAGCTCGTTACGGAGTTTGGAGGAATCGATGGCATAGCGGAGGTCGTGGCCCGGCCGGTCCACGACGTGGTCGTAGGCGTCCGGGGACTGTCCCATGTGCTTGAGAATGAGTTCGACAACGTCCTTGTTGTTCTTCTCGCCGTCGGCGCCGATCAGGTAAGTTTCACCGATCTTACCCTTGGCGATGATGGCCAGCACGGCCGAGGAGTGGTCATTGGCATGGATCCAGTCACGGACGTTCTCGCCCTTGCCGTAGAGCTTGGGCCGGATCCCATCGAGCACGTTGGTGATCTGTCGCGGGATGAACTTCTCCACATGCTGGTACGGGCCATAGTTGTTCGAGCAGTTGCTGATGGTGGCCTGCAGCCCAAAGGAACGCACCCAGGCGCGGACCAGCAGGTCCGAGCCGGCTTTCGTGGAGGAGTAAGGGCTGGAGGGGTTGTACGGGGTCTGCTCGGTGAATCGTTCCGGGTCATCGAGTTCCAGGTCGCCGTAGACCTCGTCGGTGGAGATGTGGTGGAAGCGCTTGTTGTGCTTCCGGGCCGCCTCGATCAGCGTGTACGTGCCGATGATGTTCGTGTCCAGGAACGGGCGGGGGTCGTGCAAGGAGTTGTCATTGTGTGACTCGGCAGCGTAGTGGACCACCACGTCGGCGTCGGCCACGAGGCCGTCCACCAGGCCGGCGTCGGCTATGTCACCCTGGACAAACTTGAAGCGGTCCTGCGGCAGGCCCTGCAGGGACTCCAGGTTGCCGGCATAAGTCAGCTTGTCCAGAACAGTGACTTTGTCATCCGTGTTCTCAAGAACGTAGTGGACAAAGTTGGAACCGATGAACCCGGCCCCGCCGGTGACAAGGAAATTTTGCATTATGCCAGCTTACCTAACCTTCTTTGGCGGCCTCTAACCCGCGTCACTACTGACAGCCCTGCGACTCCTCCGGAACGCTTCAAACATAAGCCTCAAAAGCATGATGCGTGCAGCGGCGATCTTCCGCAGGGACCTCCACCCTGCCGGTGTCTGGTTCTCGCCATGGAGCCTCCGGAAGACAGTCGCCCCGTCCAGGTGGGCAACAGAGCGCGCCATATTGCCGCAAATGGCCAACCAGAGGTCATGCGACTCTCGAACAAAGGATGGGATCGGCACCACCAGCCCCATGGCATCCCGTCTAAATCCCATAGCGCAGCCGTAATAAGCCCTGTAGCCGATCAGAATTCCCCAAAGGTTGGCCAGGTTCCTTCCCGAATCCGATGAACGCAGCTTGGGAATCCAGGGGCGGGGGCCGCCGCCCAAAATTTCGAAATTGCTGGCAACTACTTGTGCGGACTCCAAGGCCCCCATCATCACCGCCAGGCGGCCCTCTATCCAGACGTCATCTTGGTCTGACAGAAAGATGAACTGACCACGGCTGAGCTTAATGGCTTCCTCGAAAGTGCGGACGTAACCCCGATTATGCGGTGCCACTACGAGTCGAACCCGCGCGTCCTTCACCCGTCCCACAATGGCGGCAGTTTCGTCAGGTGACGCATCGTCAACAACGATCAGTTCGTCGTCGGGCCCCAGCTCACGGAGAATGGACGCCAACTGCTCCTCAACATATTGGCTTCCGCGGTAGGTTGCCATGCAGACACTGGCCCGGATTTGCAGAGGGCGCCCGGGTGTTGCATCGTTCATATTCTTGGCTCCATTTGAGGTGATGATTGAGTCTGCGTGACGAACCGTGCATCATCCTACGATGTCGATGTCGGACGAAGGACGCTGCCTCCGTGTCGGGCGGTTTGCCTTCGCCTCTGATCCCGTCGCCGCCAGCTCAGACCACCTGCCGTGAAGTGACCCCGTTACTGCACGGATCAGGCCTCCAACCGACTCCACGCGCCCAATGGCCTATGTGGCCCCAGCCCATTGATATATTGGAGCCCTATGAAAACTGATACCTCTGCGCGGGTCCTAGTCATCATGCCTGCTTGGAATGAGGCTGAATCTGTAGGAAATACCGTCCGTGAAGTCCTGTCCGTGGGGATGCCGTACGACGTTTTGGTCGTAAACGATGGCTCAAGTGACGACACCGCCATCCTAGCGGCAGCCGCAGGTGCAACAGTGCTGAACCTCCCCTTCAACCTTGGTGTAGGTGGGGCTATGCGCGCGGGATTCAAGTACGCACAGCGCAGGGGGTACCGGCGAGTTATCCAAGTCGACGCAGACGGGCAACACGACCCTCGGAACATTGAGGAGGTCCTGTCCGGCCTTGACTACGCCGACATATCCATCGGAGCTCGCTTTGCTGACCGGGGTGATTACGAAGTGAAAGGGCCCCGCAAGTGGGCAATGCAGTTTCTTGCGCGAGTGATCTCGGGGCTGGCAAAAACGCGGCTTACGGACGTGACATCAGGTTTCAGGGCGGCCAACGAGCGCGCGATCAGCCAATACCTTGACCACTATCCTGCCGAGTACTTGGGCGACACTATCGACTCGTTGGTCGTCGCCGTCCGGTCTGGTTGCAAGGTAACTCAGATACCGGTGGCAATGCGACCCCGCCAGGGCGGAACGCCAAGCCATGACCCCGTGAAGGCAGCCATCTATCTAGGACGTTCGGTGTTTGCTTTGCTCTTTGCGCTGACACGCAAGCGCTCACTGCTCCAGACATCAGACCAAACCAGTCAGGAGCCGGCAACATGCTGAATGTCGCTGCTTTTTTTCTTGCCCTTGCCATAGTGGGCGTTGTGTTCGAAATGCTTCGACGGAAGAAACTCCGTGAGAAGTATGCAGCGCTCTGGCTCTTCGTCGGCATAGGCACTTTGGTCCTGGCTGCCTTCCCCCGGCTCCTGACGATCGTAACCGAGTTCTCCGGCGTGCAACTCCCCTCCAATCTCTTGTTCATCATCAGTATTCTCTTGCTCCTGGGGGTCTGCCTCCACTTGTCATGGGAGATTTCTGTTGTAGAAGACGAGACCAGAACGCTCGCTGAGGAGGTGGCGATCCTTCGTGCGTTGATCGAAGCGCTGCCGGCACCCGAGAAGCAAGAAGGCACTCACACCAATTCTCCCGGCGCACAGTAGAGACGCGTCACCGAATGGCACTGGATATTTTCATCCCCTACTGGGGTGACCCGAATTATATGAAGCAGGCCGTCGACAGCGTATTAGCCCAGGATAACGACGACTGGTTGCTAACAGTGGTAGACGATGCTTATCCAAATCCTGAAGTGCGACAGTACGTTGAGTCTCTGGGGGACGAACGTATCAGCTATGTGCGGAAGGAAACGAACGAGGGCATCACGGCGAATTTCCGGACATGCATCTCCCTGTCAACCCAAGACATTCTCGTCGTTATGGGCTGTGACGATGTCCTTCTCCCCAACTTCGTAACGGTCATACAGAAAGCCGCGGCCAATCACCCCGAGGCGGCGATCATACAACCGGGCGTCCAGATTATCGACGAAGCCGGACGCCATACCAGGCCCCTTACTGACTTAGTGAAGCAGTACTTAGTGAAGCCTCGAGGACGAGGCGCTCGCCTCGTTGACGGCGAGGACTTGGCCGCAAGCCTCCTTCACGGTGACTGGCTGTATTGGCCTTCCTTGGCTTTCAGGCGGGACAGCATCAGCAGGTTTGATTTCCGCGACGGATTTCCCGTCATCCAGGACCTGGCACTCGTAATGGATATGGTCCTGGATGGCGCGATGCTGCTCATCGAACCTGAGGTGTGTTTCGCGTACAGGCGGCACACCCGAAGCGCCTCCGGGGCGAAACTTCTTGACGGATCGCGGTTTGCGGGCGAGCGCGACTATTTCGCTCTGGCAGCCCGGCTCTGCGACACCAAAGGCTGGCGCAGGGCGGGCAGGGCGGCGAGGCTACGCCTGACGTCCCGGGCTCACGCCCTGCTCTTTATGCCCTATGCCCTCCGTCGGAGGAGAAGCGACACGGTCAAAGGATTGGTAAATCATGCCTTCGGAAAGTGAGGTGCAGTCCGCGGAGCACCGTACTTATCCTGCGTCGTTGTCCCGCGTAGCCTGCGTGGTGACGGCCTTCCACCCCTCACCAGGCCTCATAGGCAACGTCAAAGCCCTGGTGGCCCAGTCCGGAAGGGTCATTGTTGTCGACGACGGAAGCGGTCCAGGTTACGACCACATCTTTGGGCAGGTTGCTGAGACCGGCGCCGAGATTGAACGGTTGGCGACAAATTCTGGCATTGGGGCAGCGCTCAACAGAGGGGTAGAACGGGCACGCCAAACACCGGGCATTGACTATATCGTCACTGTCGACCAAGATTCCACGCTACCGCCAGGCTATGTCCAAGCGCTCCTCGAGGGCGAAGCTGCCGCTCGTTCGCGCGGACTCATCCCTGGACTCATAGGGCCGGCGCGTATACGCGGTAATCCAGTGATGTCCGCAGGAACGCGGAACGGGGTTGTTCTGGGAAAGGAGCCCATCCAGTCGGGGCTGATGATTACCGTGGACGCCTTGGAGCACGTTGGGGCTTTTCAGGAAACACTTTTCATCGACTTAGTGGACACAGAGTTCTACCTTCGTGCAACCGACGCTGGCTGGCCAACCATCCTTGCCGATGCCGAGTTCGATCACTCTCTGGGAACGTTCGTTGACGCACGAGTGCTTGGTAAGCCTGTCAACCTTCCTGCCGGCCCCCTCCGAGTGCGTACAGCCGCAACCTGGCGCTACTACTACATATTCAGAAACAGGATCCTGGTCTCGCGGCAATATGCGAAGCGCCACCCCGTTTGGGTCGCCACTGGTTTGTGGGCAGACGTTCGACATCTTGCTTGGGTCACAGTATTCGCACCCGGACGGATATCGCGACTCTTAGCAGCTTCGGCTGGCGTCCGAGACGGCCTTCTCGGGCGAAGCGGCAAGAAGCCAGGGGTCTGAGCAGATGGAGGCTGCTCGCTTGCGGCACCGGGTTTTGCTGACGAGTGAGCAGTAAGAGAGGATGTAGTCCATGCGTGGAATAATTTTGGCTGGCGGAACCGGATCGCGGCTTCACCCAATCACCCTTGGTATCAGCAAGCAGCTCGTTCCCGTCTACGACAAGCCGATGATTTATTACCCCCTCTCCACACTGATCCTTGCCGGCATCAGGGACATCCTAATCATCACGACACCTCACGACGCAGATCAGTTTCAGCGACTGCTGGGCGATGGCTCCCAGTTCGGCATTAATCTGACCTACGTCCAGCAGCCCTCCCCCGATGGTCTGGCGCAGGCATTCATCCTGGGCGCCGACCACATAGGGGATGACACGGTGGCCCTTGTCCTCGGCGACAACATTTTCTATGGCCAGGGTATGGGCACCCAGCTGCGGCGTCACGCAACGATCGACGGCGGAGCAGTCTTTGGCTACTGGGTAAAGGATCCCAAGGCCTACGGAGTTGTGGAATTCGACGACGACGGAAAAGCGCTTTCACTGGAAGAGAAGCCCGAAAAGCCGCGGAGTCACTACGCGGTTCCCGGACTGTACTTTTACGACAACGATGTCATTGAGATTGCAAAGAACCTTGAACCCTCTGCCCGCGGCGAGCTCGAGATCACAGACGTCAACCGTACATATCTTGAACGGGGCAAGCTCCAGGTAGAGATCCTGCCCCGCGGTACGGCTTGGCTGGACACCGGGACCTTCAACGACCTCAGCGACGCATCGAACTTCATTCGCACTGTAGAGAACCGCCAAGGACTCAAAATCGGTGCTCCCGAAGAAATCGCCTGGCGCCAGGGCTTTCTGACCGATGACGAACTTCGGGACCGTGCCGAGCCCCTCGTCAAGAGCGGTTATGGCAGCTATCTCCTGGAACTTTTGGAGGGCTAGGGCCCACGGCGTGAGCCGCACCCACCGCCTATCTGCTGTCTTTCCGTGGAGTACTAATGAGTTGGTTTTCCGTCATTCCCATGGCTGCCGTATGTATAGCCCTGCTGTTTCTGCCCGGAACTCTCATCGTCCTGGCCCTGGGGCTTCGTAACCCAGCTTTTGTTGCTGTTGCTCCACTTTTGACAGTAAGCATTGTGGCTGTCTCCGCAATGGTGGCACCATACGCGGGGGTGAACTGGTCCCTCCTCCCAGTACTGGTCGCATCATTTTCCATAGCCGCTGTCCTTTTCGCCGCAAGGAAAATCTTCAAACTACGGCAACCACGCCTGCCATGGCGGGCGGTCGCCGGAACGTCAAGACAGATGCCGGTCCTGGCAGGAGCGGGCTTTGTTATCGGCGCAGCGTCCATAGCTCTGCAATTGCGTGCGGCCTTCGGCCGTCCAGAAAACATCTCCCAGACCTTCGACAACGTTTTCCACCTGAATGCGATCCGGTATGTGCTGGAGACTGGAAACGCCTCATCGATGACGATTACGGGGATGACTAACGGCGACAATCCACCATACTTTTATCCCGCTGCCTGGCATGGGTTGGCATCGCTCCTTATCCAGGTATCCGGGCTCCCCTTGCCCGTCGCGGTCAACGTCCTCAACCTTTGTGTCGCAGCGACCGTTTGGACCTTGGGCTGCATGTTCCTGGTTCGATCGATCGTGGGCTCAAACCCCTATGCCATCGGTGCGGCAGGTGTTCTGGCCGCAGGATTCGGGTCCTTTCCCATCCTGCTGCTGGATTTCGGAGTCCTTTACCCAAATTTCCTGTCTGTGAGTATGCTCCCGGGGGCGCTGGCTTGCGTGAGCCTGTTTTTCGGTATGAGTACCTTTGCGCACGTTGGCCCCCTAGCCAGATTCACGCTGGCTCCTGTTTTAGCGCTGGGAGTTGCCATCGCCCACCCGAATGGTGTGGTGTCATTGGCAGCCATGTCCGTTCCAGTCCTTATCGCCGCATTTACAGCCTTTGCAGTCAGGCGACGCCGGGCGGGTAAGCCAGCGGCCGCATCATTTCTCGCAGGAGCCGGACTGCTTATCGTCCTGGCCGTAGTTGCTGTCCTTTGGAAGTACGTGCGTCCACCGGCAGCTGCCGCGACCTGGCTGCCTGTGCAGACTCCAGGGCAAGCGGTCGGCGAAGTATTGACCAACTCAGCAATGCAGCGTCCTCCGGCGTGGGCCGTCAGCATCCTGGTTATCGTCGGGTTGGTTTACGTCCTAAAGCGTCCCCTTTCTATGTGGATCTCCGCGTCCTTCCTGATCATCGCAGCGCTCTTTGTCATGGTTTCTGCCGGGCCCGCTGGCCGGATCCGCGACCTTCTGACCGGGGTTTGGTACAACGACAGCTACCGGTTAGCGGCCCTGCTGCCGGTGGCCGCGGTGGCCCTCGCCGCCATTGGTGCTGCCTGGACCATAGAGACGTTGCAGGACCGTATCCGTAG
The Arthrobacter sp. PGP41 genome window above contains:
- a CDS encoding DUF6541 family protein translates to MSWFSVIPMAAVCIALLFLPGTLIVLALGLRNPAFVAVAPLLTVSIVAVSAMVAPYAGVNWSLLPVLVASFSIAAVLFAARKIFKLRQPRLPWRAVAGTSRQMPVLAGAGFVIGAASIALQLRAAFGRPENISQTFDNVFHLNAIRYVLETGNASSMTITGMTNGDNPPYFYPAAWHGLASLLIQVSGLPLPVAVNVLNLCVAATVWTLGCMFLVRSIVGSNPYAIGAAGVLAAGFGSFPILLLDFGVLYPNFLSVSMLPGALACVSLFFGMSTFAHVGPLARFTLAPVLALGVAIAHPNGVVSLAAMSVPVLIAAFTAFAVRRRRAGKPAAASFLAGAGLLIVLAVVAVLWKYVRPPAAAATWLPVQTPGQAVGEVLTNSAMQRPPAWAVSILVIVGLVYVLKRPLSMWISASFLIIAALFVMVSAGPAGRIRDLLTGVWYNDSYRLAALLPVAAVALAAIGAAWTIETLQDRIRRVPDRGALTSKLGKPMVLYSVGPVVILAVLGLLQAPPMITPVRSAQANYSTSPESPLVSSDEMALIKDLDHYVPAEATIAVNPWTGGAMAFAMADRNTTSKHTLTTYTEAAELLNDKLREAASDPAVCPAARANNVRYVLDFGTREVHGGNHGFQGLQIPDSTPGFALLAQRGEAKLFEVTACG
- a CDS encoding DUF2304 domain-containing protein yields the protein MLNVAAFFLALAIVGVVFEMLRRKKLREKYAALWLFVGIGTLVLAAFPRLLTIVTEFSGVQLPSNLLFIISILLLLGVCLHLSWEISVVEDETRTLAEEVAILRALIEALPAPEKQEGTHTNSPGAQ
- the rfbA gene encoding glucose-1-phosphate thymidylyltransferase RfbA — translated: MRGIILAGGTGSRLHPITLGISKQLVPVYDKPMIYYPLSTLILAGIRDILIITTPHDADQFQRLLGDGSQFGINLTYVQQPSPDGLAQAFILGADHIGDDTVALVLGDNIFYGQGMGTQLRRHATIDGGAVFGYWVKDPKAYGVVEFDDDGKALSLEEKPEKPRSHYAVPGLYFYDNDVIEIAKNLEPSARGELEITDVNRTYLERGKLQVEILPRGTAWLDTGTFNDLSDASNFIRTVENRQGLKIGAPEEIAWRQGFLTDDELRDRAEPLVKSGYGSYLLELLEG
- a CDS encoding glycosyltransferase, producing MALDIFIPYWGDPNYMKQAVDSVLAQDNDDWLLTVVDDAYPNPEVRQYVESLGDERISYVRKETNEGITANFRTCISLSTQDILVVMGCDDVLLPNFVTVIQKAAANHPEAAIIQPGVQIIDEAGRHTRPLTDLVKQYLVKPRGRGARLVDGEDLAASLLHGDWLYWPSLAFRRDSISRFDFRDGFPVIQDLALVMDMVLDGAMLLIEPEVCFAYRRHTRSASGAKLLDGSRFAGERDYFALAARLCDTKGWRRAGRAARLRLTSRAHALLFMPYALRRRRSDTVKGLVNHAFGK
- a CDS encoding glycosyltransferase family 2 protein is translated as MKTDTSARVLVIMPAWNEAESVGNTVREVLSVGMPYDVLVVNDGSSDDTAILAAAAGATVLNLPFNLGVGGAMRAGFKYAQRRGYRRVIQVDADGQHDPRNIEEVLSGLDYADISIGARFADRGDYEVKGPRKWAMQFLARVISGLAKTRLTDVTSGFRAANERAISQYLDHYPAEYLGDTIDSLVVAVRSGCKVTQIPVAMRPRQGGTPSHDPVKAAIYLGRSVFALLFALTRKRSLLQTSDQTSQEPATC
- a CDS encoding glycosyltransferase, with product MNDATPGRPLQIRASVCMATYRGSQYVEEQLASILRELGPDDELIVVDDASPDETAAIVGRVKDARVRLVVAPHNRGYVRTFEEAIKLSRGQFIFLSDQDDVWIEGRLAVMMGALESAQVVASNFEILGGGPRPWIPKLRSSDSGRNLANLWGILIGYRAYYGCAMGFRRDAMGLVVPIPSFVRESHDLWLAICGNMARSVAHLDGATVFRRLHGENQTPAGWRSLRKIAAARIMLLRLMFEAFRRSRRAVSSDAG
- a CDS encoding sugar nucleotide-binding protein, which produces MSIEFSKKLAAHETAIPGVVVYDLPVHGDNRGWFKENWQREKMVALGLPDFRPVQNNISFNEKAGTTRGIHAEPWDKFVSVATGRIFGAWVDLREGPTFGAVFTTELDPSQAIFIPRGVGNAFQTLEDNTAYTYLVNDHWSADAQSQYTFLNLADESAAVRWPIPLERAELSDKDRAHPRLADVVPMPPRKILVVGADGQLGKALRAEYDGEASVEFVGRGEFDITRREAFAAYNWKNYSAIINAAAYTAVDAAETREGRAAAWANNVKAVSFLARTAVEHDLTLVHISSDYVFDGARHTHDESEGFSPLGVYGQTKAAGDAVVSVVPKHYIVRTSWVIGDGNNFVRTMGSLAVRGIKPSVVNDQIGRLSFTADIAAGIRHLLESGVDYGTYNLSNDGDAQSWADIAGDVYELVGEPRSAVTGVSTEEYFKGKDVAPRPPHSILDLTKIKQSGFAPRPAREALEEYLGQRVMAE
- the rfbB gene encoding dTDP-glucose 4,6-dehydratase; its protein translation is MQNFLVTGGAGFIGSNFVHYVLENTDDKVTVLDKLTYAGNLESLQGLPQDRFKFVQGDIADAGLVDGLVADADVVVHYAAESHNDNSLHDPRPFLDTNIIGTYTLIEAARKHNKRFHHISTDEVYGDLELDDPERFTEQTPYNPSSPYSSTKAGSDLLVRAWVRSFGLQATISNCSNNYGPYQHVEKFIPRQITNVLDGIRPKLYGKGENVRDWIHANDHSSAVLAIIAKGKIGETYLIGADGEKNNKDVVELILKHMGQSPDAYDHVVDRPGHDLRYAIDSSKLRNELGWEPQFPNFDEGIEDTIAWYRDNENWWRPQKAATEAKYKEQGQ
- a CDS encoding glycosyltransferase gives rise to the protein MSRVACVVTAFHPSPGLIGNVKALVAQSGRVIVVDDGSGPGYDHIFGQVAETGAEIERLATNSGIGAALNRGVERARQTPGIDYIVTVDQDSTLPPGYVQALLEGEAAARSRGLIPGLIGPARIRGNPVMSAGTRNGVVLGKEPIQSGLMITVDALEHVGAFQETLFIDLVDTEFYLRATDAGWPTILADAEFDHSLGTFVDARVLGKPVNLPAGPLRVRTAATWRYYYIFRNRILVSRQYAKRHPVWVATGLWADVRHLAWVTVFAPGRISRLLAASAGVRDGLLGRSGKKPGV